A single region of the Triticum dicoccoides isolate Atlit2015 ecotype Zavitan chromosome 2B, WEW_v2.0, whole genome shotgun sequence genome encodes:
- the LOC119367845 gene encoding chemocyanin-like, whose amino-acid sequence MARGSSSRKLAEHGLLLVFLMLLQGGVEQAAAKPREWYVGDQKGWTFGVEGWPNLPTFKPFREGDVLVFKYDRAAQNVMQVDDFGFGTCTRHPANATVYDSGNDRIRLSRGLINFISGVSDNCYKGGVKISLTVRP is encoded by the exons ATGGCACGGGGAAGCAGCAGCAGAAAGCTGGCTGAGCACGGCCTCCTCTTGGTTTTCCTGATGCTGCTGCAGGGTGGCGTGGAGCAGGCGGCGGCGAAGCCACGGGAGTGGTACGTCGGCGACCAGAAGGGCTGGACCTTCGGCGTCGAGGGCTGGCCTAACTTGCCTACCTTCAAGCCCTTCAGGGAAGGCGACGTGCTGG TTTTCAAGTACGACCGTGCGGCGCAGAACGTGATGCAGGTGGACGACTTCGGGTTCGGCACCTGCACCAGGCACCCCGCCAACGCCACGGTGTACGACTCCGGCAACGACCGCATCAGGCTCTCTCGCGGCCTCATCAACTTCATCAGCGGCGTCTCGGATAACTGCTACAAGGGCGGCGTCAAGATCTCACTCACCGTCAGGCCGTGA